In Chiroxiphia lanceolata isolate bChiLan1 chromosome 2, bChiLan1.pri, whole genome shotgun sequence, a single genomic region encodes these proteins:
- the B4GALT4 gene encoding beta-1,4-galactosyltransferase 4 isoform X2, with product MALSLNVFHLFSKFKVLVLVTLFLMVLWTTFSYFVDSRQEISKAKSMMEVFRKVTSLVDSEKETKIKSSANVPVVKSFQGPCPAQSPYLRGASKLTFKPSVTLEEVQKENPQVAKGRYHPTECSALQQVAVLIPHRNREKHLLYLLEHLHPFLQRQQLNYGIYVIHQAGNTKFNRAKLLNVGYLEALKEANWDCFIFHDVDLVPENDFNIYMCDTQPKHLVVGRNNTGYRLRYRGYFGGVTALTRDQFSKVNGFSNNYWGWGGEDDDLRIRVELQKMKVVRPSADVARYTMIFHNRDHGNEENRERMKLLRQVSRTWKTDGLNSCSYKLLSVEHNPLYINITVDFSVQPKVS from the exons TGAGCTTGAATGTTTTTCACCTCTTCTCTAAGTTCAAAGTATTGGTGCTTGTCACTTTGTTTTTGATGGTGCTATGGACCACATTCAGTTACTTTGTGGACTCCAGACAGGAAATTTCGAAAGCTAAGAGCATGATGGAGGTTTTCAGGAAGGTAACTAGCCTGGTGGACAGTGAAAAGGAAACGAAGATCAAATCAAGTGCAAATGTTCCTGTGGTGAAGTCATTTCAGggtccctgcccagctcagtCTCCGTACCTGC GAGGTGCCAGCAAACTCACCTTCAAACCATCTGTTACACTAGAAGAAGTGCAAAAGGAGAACCCTCAGGTAGCCAAGGGCCGTTATCACCCTACGGAGTGCTCAGCACTGCAACAGGTGGCCGTCCTTATCCCACACCGCAATCGAGAGAAGCACCTGCTGTACCTCCTGGAGCACCTCCACCCCTtcctgcaaaggcagcagctgaactACGGCATCTACGTTATTCACCAG GCTGGCAACACCAAATTTAATCGAGCTAAACTGCTGAATGTAGGATACCTAGAGGCCCTAAAAGAAGCGAACTGGGactgtttcattttccatgaTGTGGATTTGGTGCCAGAAAATGACTTTAACATTTACATGTGTGACACACAACCAAAGCACCTTGTAGTTGGCAGGAACAATACTGGATACAG GTTACGGTACCGGGGATATTTTGGAGGTGTAACTGCTCTAACAAGAGATCAGTTTTCCAAAGTGAATGGATTCTCTAACAACTACTGGGGTTGGGGTGGAGAAGATGATGACCTTCGAATAAG GGTTGAATTGCAGAAgatgaaggtggtgaggccaTCTGCTGATGTAGCCAGGTACACGATGATTTTCCACAACCGAGACCATGGGAACGAGGAGAATCGAGAGAG GATGAAGCTTCTGCGTCAGGTATCTAGAACATGGAAAACAGACGGGCTGAATTCTTGTTCATACAAACTGCTCTCAGTGGAACACAACCCATTGTACATCAACATTACAGTGGACTTCAGTGTGCAGCCCAAGGTCTCATAG
- the B4GALT4 gene encoding beta-1,4-galactosyltransferase 4 isoform X1 produces MALSLNVFHLFSKFKVLVLVTLFLMVLWTTFSYFVDSRQEISKAKSMMEVFRKVTSLVDSEKETKIKSSANVPVVKSFQGPCPAQSPYLRGASKLTFKPSVTLEEVQKENPQVAKGRYHPTECSALQQVAVLIPHRNREKHLLYLLEHLHPFLQRQQLNYGIYVIHQAGNTKFNRAKLLNVGYLEALKEANWDCFIFHDVDLVPENDFNIYMCDTQPKHLVVGRNNTGYRLRYRGYFGGVTALTRDQFSKVNGFSNNYWGWGGEDDDLRICIAISRVELQKMKVVRPSADVARYTMIFHNRDHGNEENRERMKLLRQVSRTWKTDGLNSCSYKLLSVEHNPLYINITVDFSVQPKVS; encoded by the exons TGAGCTTGAATGTTTTTCACCTCTTCTCTAAGTTCAAAGTATTGGTGCTTGTCACTTTGTTTTTGATGGTGCTATGGACCACATTCAGTTACTTTGTGGACTCCAGACAGGAAATTTCGAAAGCTAAGAGCATGATGGAGGTTTTCAGGAAGGTAACTAGCCTGGTGGACAGTGAAAAGGAAACGAAGATCAAATCAAGTGCAAATGTTCCTGTGGTGAAGTCATTTCAGggtccctgcccagctcagtCTCCGTACCTGC GAGGTGCCAGCAAACTCACCTTCAAACCATCTGTTACACTAGAAGAAGTGCAAAAGGAGAACCCTCAGGTAGCCAAGGGCCGTTATCACCCTACGGAGTGCTCAGCACTGCAACAGGTGGCCGTCCTTATCCCACACCGCAATCGAGAGAAGCACCTGCTGTACCTCCTGGAGCACCTCCACCCCTtcctgcaaaggcagcagctgaactACGGCATCTACGTTATTCACCAG GCTGGCAACACCAAATTTAATCGAGCTAAACTGCTGAATGTAGGATACCTAGAGGCCCTAAAAGAAGCGAACTGGGactgtttcattttccatgaTGTGGATTTGGTGCCAGAAAATGACTTTAACATTTACATGTGTGACACACAACCAAAGCACCTTGTAGTTGGCAGGAACAATACTGGATACAG GTTACGGTACCGGGGATATTTTGGAGGTGTAACTGCTCTAACAAGAGATCAGTTTTCCAAAGTGAATGGATTCTCTAACAACTACTGGGGTTGGGGTGGAGAAGATGATGACCTTCGAAT CTGCATTGCTATTTCCAGGGTTGAATTGCAGAAgatgaaggtggtgaggccaTCTGCTGATGTAGCCAGGTACACGATGATTTTCCACAACCGAGACCATGGGAACGAGGAGAATCGAGAGAG GATGAAGCTTCTGCGTCAGGTATCTAGAACATGGAAAACAGACGGGCTGAATTCTTGTTCATACAAACTGCTCTCAGTGGAACACAACCCATTGTACATCAACATTACAGTGGACTTCAGTGTGCAGCCCAAGGTCTCATAG